The nucleotide sequence GACGTGCGCGTCCTCCGGCTGGTCAAGGGGGGCGACGGGACGCGACCGGCCGATATCGACGACCGGGTGCGAGTCGGATCCGCCGACGCCGACGATCACCTCGACGTCATGCGCGTACTCGACGGCGCGGTGCTCTCGGTCGACGCCCGGACCGTTCGGGAGCGCATCGACGACGGCGCGGCCCTCGTGGCGACCGTCGAGGGGCGGGTCGTGGGCGCCCTCGTCCGCGACGGCGACCGGGTGACCGCCGTGGCGACCCGGCGCCGGTGGCGCGACCGGGGTGTCGGCACCGCGCTGGTGTCGGCCGCCGCCGCGGAGCGGGACCGCCTCGTCGCCGAGTTCGACCCCGACGTGCGGCCGTTCTACGAGTCGCTCGGGTTCGAGGTCGAGCCGACGGGGGACGGCGACCGCCTCCGGGGCCGGTTATCGCGGGAGTCGGCGCGAGAGCGCGGCCCCGATGTCGTCGGTCCAGTAGAGCAAGGCGACGGTGAGTAGGAAAACGAGGGTCGAGAGGTCCCACGCGAGGCCGGTCAGCGTCGAGCCGAACAGCGTGGTCGCTCCGAGCAGGGGCAAGAGAAGGGAGAAGGCACAGCCGACACAGGAGAACAGGCCCAGGACGCCGGAGAGCACCGCCCGCGACGCCGAGAGCAGGCGGGCGTAGACGAGGTAGGTCATGGCGACGTAGCCGACGACCTTGAACGGGATGATCGACAGCCTGACCCGCGGCGTGCCGTAGACGACGATCGGACCCAGCCCCGGGATGTTCCAGTGGATCGAGGCGACCGCACCGCCGTTGAGCGGCCCGTCGATCCCGAGCTGGAGGGTGCCGCCGACCACCAGGAGGAGCAACAGGTAGCCCCCGGACAGGGCGGCCGCGACGCCCCACTGACGGCGGGTGACGCTCGGCGTCTCGGTTCGGATCACCGCCCACACCCCGGCGTTGATCCAGAGGAACGGGTAGACGACGTAGCGGGGTTCGGTGACGATCACGTCCGAGACGGCGAGGTAGGCGGTGACGAGTGCGAGTTCGGCCGCGACGACGAGGAACCACCAGCGGATGGCGGCCGTCTCCGCAGCCAGGAGCCGGCGAACCCGCGAGAGGGGACCGTAGGCGCCGCTCACGGAGGGATCACGGCGCGGGGGCGCTCGGGTGCCATATTCGGGCGTCGGGGACGGAGGACCATGGAGGTGTCGACATCCGGGCTAGACGAGCGCCGCGACGAGGTCCCGGCCCTCGTCGAGGATGGCGTCGACCCGCTCGCGGCTCTCGGCCTCGGCGTAGACGCGCATCTTCGGTTCGGTCCCGCTCGGCCGGACCAGGAGCCAGGAGCCATCCGAGAGCAGGAGTTTGAACCCGTCGAGCGTGACGACATCCTCGACGGCCCGACCGGCGACGGTCTCGGGGATGGCGTCGCCGAGGGCGTCGACGACCGCCGCCTTCCGCTCGTCGGGGCAGTCGACGCTCACCTTGTCGGCGACGATGTCGCCGTGGACGTCGAGCAGGCGGTCCACGCGGGTGTCGAGGGGTTCGCCGGCGGCCACGTCGGCCGCGAGCAGCGCCATCAGGACGCCGTCCTTCTCGGGGACGTGCCCCCGGATCGAGAAGCCGCCGGACTCCTCGCCGCCCATCAGGGCGTCGTGTTCGACCATGGCCTCGGCGACCCACTTGAAGCCGACCGACGTCTCGACGACCTCCTCGCCGTGGGCGGCGGCGACCCGGTCGATCAGGAACGTCGTCGAGACGGTTCGGACCGCGGGGCCGGAGCGTTCCGCCAGGAGGGCGTCGTAGACGGCGGCGAAAAAGAGGTTCTCGTCGAGGTAACCCCGGTCGGGCGTGACGACCGCGAGGCGGTCGGCGTCGCCGTCGTTGGCGATGCCGAGGTCGGCGTCGTGGGCCGCCACGGCGTCGACGAGGCCGGACAGGTGTTCGGCGCTCGGCTCGGGCGGCACCCCGCCGAAGGCGGTGTCCCGGTCGCAGCGCCGGCGGATCACCGTCGCGCCCGCGGATTCGAGGAGGGCGTCGGTCACCCGGCGGCCGCTGCCGTGCATGGCGTCGTAGACGACGGTGAGTCCCGCCAGGTCGGGGTCGACCAGGTCGCGGGCCTGGGCGGCGTGGGCCGCGACGAGGTCGACGCGGTCGATCGACCCCCGGGGCCCGTCGGCGCGGGGGTCCGCGAGGCGGGCCTCGATAGCGTCGGTCACTGCGGGCAGCGCCGGCGCGCCGTCCGCGGGGATGAACTTCACGCCGTTGTACTCGGGGGGGTTGTGCGAGGCGGTGACCATCAGCGCCCCGGAGAGGCCCCGGTCGACGACGGCCCACGCGATCACGGGGGTCGGCCGGTCCCGTTCCGGGAGCAGGACGTCGAAGCCGTTGTCGGCGAGGACGTCGGCGAGCGATTCGGCGAAGCCCTCGGAGGTGGCCCGGGCGTCGTAGCCGACGGCGACCGGCGCGTCGAACCCCTCGTCGGCGAGGTAGTCGGCGACCGCCTGCCCGACGGTCCGCACCCGTTCGTCGGTGAACGTGTCGAGACGGGCGCGCCACCCGTCGGTGCCGAAGGAGATGGCGTCCATACGCCACCCTCCCACGGCGGTGGCAAAAAGGTGGGCGTCGGCGGGGTGGACGAGCGTCCACCGAACGGGGGGTGGACGAGCGTCCACCGTTCCGGCGGTTGGCGAAAGCGAATTATTGTGCCATCCGTTACCATCCATTGGGGTGAGGCGTATGTCCATCGTCGAAACCCTGAAACGGGCGTTCACGGCCGACGAACGCGTCGTCTACCGGTGTGATGCGTGTGGGGAGACGTTCGACGTGGGGACGAGCGTCGACGACCCGTCGTGTCACGCGTGTGGTAGCACCGACGTGGAACTGATCAATCGGGTGTGACGACACGGACGGTGGGTGGTCAGTCGGTGTCGGCGTCCGGGTCGGTGACGAGCCGTTCTTTCGCACGGCGCGAGAGCGACTTGATCTCGTGTTCGCGTGACATCGCCGCCGAGCGCGTCTCGTAGCGTTCGACGTGGCGGAGTTCGACCGGCGTCCGACCCCGGGTGTACTTCGCGCCCTCGCCCGCCTCGTGTTCGGCCACGCGTCGCTCCACGTCCGTCGTGTACCCCGTGTAGTACGTGCCGTCGACACACTCGAGCACGTAGACGTAGTGCACGTCGAGGGGTGGAGACGGGGGTCTATAAGCGTGTGGTCGCCGGGCGGGACCGACCGCGACGGCCACGGCCGGCGGCCGAATTGCGGTGTGGAAGGTGGCTTCGCGTGGTGGTCGAACGTCGCTGCAGTGATTAGGCGTTCGGGGTGCGACGTCTGGAGGCTTCGGCGATGCCGGCGTTGGCCGAACAGCTCGGACAGGCCAGGATTCGCCCGTTCGCGTCGGCGAACACCCGTTCGAAGCGTTCCGAGACGTGCGACCCGCAGTGATCGCAGCGTGCCATGATTGAACCGGCTACCACCGGTGCCGGTACCACGTTTTGGGATCACACACCTAAATGGCTAACGCGCGCGCACGCGTTCGTGCCCAACCGTCCAGAGGAGACCCCCGAGCGGGTCGTGATCGACCGATCGGCGGTGGCGGTCAGGCGTCGTCGCCCCGGCGGGCGTCGGCGACGGCCCGTGCGATCAGTCCCGCCTGGGCGCCGGCGGAGAACCCGTCGTCGATGTTGACCGTCGAGAGGACCGTACAGGACTGGAGGGTACTGGCGAGCGCCGACTCGCCCTCGCCGCTGTAGCCGTAGCCCGTCGACACCGGGAGTCCGATCACCGGCGTGTCGATCAGGCCGGCGACCACCGTCGGGAGCGCGCCCTCGCGACCGGCGGCGACGACGGCCACGTCCGCCCCGCGAAGGGCGTCGAGGTGATCGACGATCCGCCCGAGGTGGGCGACGCCCACGTCGTCGACCCGCTCCACCGTGGCGCCGACGGCCCGGGCCAGGACCGCCGCCTCGCCCGCGGCCGCGGCGTCGGAGGTGCCGGCGGTGACGACGGCCACCGTCGCGTCGACGTCGGGCGGGTCGAAGCCCGGCGCCTCGACGACCAGCGTCCGGGCGCGTTCGTCGTGGTCGACGGTCATCCCCGCCGCCAGGTCGTCGGTCACGGCGGCGACGTGGCCGTCGTCGGCACGGGTGACGACGGCGCGGCCGGTGGTCTCCAGGGCCGCATCGACCATCGCCGCCACCTCCGTGGGAGTCTTGCCGTCCCCGAGGATTGCCTCGGGAATACCCCGACGGCGCTCGCGTGCCGCGTCGAACCGACCGGCGTCGGTCGTGGCGTAGCCGGCGAGTCGGGCCTCCGCCTCGGCCGGGGACAACTCGCCACTCGCCACCGCATCCAGAAGCTCGCGCATACCCGTCGTCCGACCGTGAGACACTCGTAGGTGTCGGTTTTCGGCCCCAGTATTTATATATCTGGGGCGAACCGCGCGAGAACGGCACCTGTGGCGGTACGTGCGGCCGATTTGGGAAATCTTATTAATAAGGGTGGGTATGTACTGCTCGTATGGCAGACCTCATCGTCAAAGCCGCCGTCAAGGAAGCGCTCCAGGACAAGAACGTCGCTTCGGACTTCTACGATGCCCTCGACGAGGAAGTCGAGGAACTGCTCGAGGACGCCGCCCGGCGCGCCGAGCAGAACGACCGGAAGACCGTCCAGCCGCGCGACCTCTAAGTCGGTCCCCACTTCTCGACTTTTTTCGACCGGACAGCGACGGCGTCACTCGGGCCTTCGTACGCGAACGCCGTCGGCGTGGCCCACGTGGATTTCGTCGGCCATGTCGACGAACAGGCCGTGGGCGACGACGCCCGGCGTCGCCGCGAGGGCCGTCGCCAACGATCCCGGGTCCGTGACGGGGCCGAAATCACAGTCCAACACGAGGTTGCCGTTGTCGGTCACCACCGGGCCGTCCTTCCGCTCGGCGGCCCGGAGCGTCGGCGTCCCGCCGTGGTCGCGGATCGCCCGTCGGACGGTCGCCCGGGCGTCCGGCAACACCTCGACCGGAACCGGTCGGTCGAGGGTCGCCGTCTCCTTCGATGGGTCGGCGACGACGACGAACCGCTCCGCGGCGGCGTCGACGACCTTCTCGCGGGCGTGGGCGGCGCCGCCGCCCTTGATCAGGGCGAGGTCGTCGCTCACCTGGTCGGCGCCGTCGATGGCGACGTCGATCCGTTCGACTGCGTCGAGGTCGGCGAGCGGGACCCCCACCTCGCGGGCCAGGTCGCGGGCGGCGTAGGAGGTGGCGACGCCGCGGACGTCGAGGCCGGCGTCGACCGCCCGTCCGAGCGCTCGGATGGCGTGGGCGGCCGTGCTCCCGGTGCCGAGGCCGACGACGTCGCCGTCACTCACCAGGTCGGCAGCGTGTTCGCCCGCGCGACGCTTCGCCGCGTCCGATCCACCCGGCGTCTTCATGCACACGGGTGTGCGGGCGGCGGGCAAAAACGCCGCGGTCGACTGGCCGGAGTCGGCGCCACCAGCCCGAGCCGACCCGGTCGGCACCGGGGCGACCGGTACCGCCGGTGGGCCGGCCCGTGGCTCGTGCGACGGCAAACTGGGAGGGTCCGGCGGGGGACGCCGTGCCGGCTACGCGTCGGGCCAGCGCTCGATGTAGACGGTTTCGTCCGTGTAGAAGCGAATCATATCCTCGCCTTGCGCGTGGAGGTCACCGAAGAAGGACACCTTTCGGCCGCCGAAGTGGAAGAAGGCCATCGGCGCGGCGGTGCCGGCGTTGACCCCGAGGTTTCCGACGTCGGCACGGTGGCGGACCGTGCGTGCGTCGGCACCGCTGCTGGTGAACAGACTGGCGGCGTTGCCGAACTCGCTCCCGTTGAGGATTTCGATGGCCTCGTCCAGTCCCGAGACCGGGACGAGCCCGAGCACCGGTCCGAAGATCTCCTCGCGTGCAATCGTCATCTCCGGAGCGACGTCACCGAAGACCGTCGGACCGAGGAAGTTGCCGTCCTCGTAGCCGTCGACGGTGACGTCGCGTCCGTCAAGGAGCAGTTCGGCGCCTTCGTCGACGCCGGTCTGGATCAGTTCACGCACTCGCGTCTCGTGTTCCGGCGTGATGAGAGCGCCGATGTCGGTTCCCTCGTCGAGACCGTCGCCGACGGTCTGGGCGCGAGCTCGCTCGAGGAGTCGGTCAGCGAACTCGTCGTATACGGATTCGTCGACGACGACGACGTCGTTCGCCAGACACCGCTCCCCTCCGCAGGCATACGCCGACGAAACCGTCTTGCGGGCGGCGAAATCGAGGTCGGCGGTCTCGGTGACGATTATGTGGTTCTTGGCGCCGCCCTGTGCCTGCACTCGCTTGCCGTGTGTGGCCGCACGCTCGTAGACGGTCCGGGCGACCGGCGTGCTACCGACGAACGACGCCCCGACCACGTCCTCGTTGTCTAGCAGCGCGTTCACCGTCTCCACACCCCCGTGGACGAGTTGGACGACGCCGTCCGGGAAGCCCGCTCGGTCGATGAGTTCGAAGAGCCGTTCGGTGACGACGGGGACCTGTTCGCTCGGCTTCAGGATGAACGCGTTGCCCGTCGCAACCGCGTAAGGGAGGAACCACAGGGGGATCATCCCGGGGAAGTTGAACGGGGTGATCGCGGTGAACACGCCGAGGGGCTTCCTGACGGCAGTCTCGTCGATATCCGGTGCGGCGTTCGGGAGGTGCCCCGCCTGCATCATCGACGGGATGCCACACGCCACCTCGACGTTCTCGATCCCCCGCCGCAGTTCGCCGTTCGCCTCCGCGCGGGTCTTTCCGTGTTCGCGGACGAGGACTTCGGCGAGTTCCGATTGGTGCGCTTCGAGCAGACGCTTGAGCTCGAACAAGGGCTGTATCCGCTCCTCGACCGGTGTCGATTCCCACGTCTCGAACGCCGCCATTCCGGCCTCCACGGCGTCCTCGACGTCGGCCGCGGAGCTGAAGCCGACGTAGGAGATGGACTCGCCCGTCGCCGGGTTGACGACCTCCTGTCCGTTCGGGCCACGTGGGTCCCGCCAGTCGCCGTCGACGTAGTTCCGAACATCGTTCCACGGTGGGGTATCGTCGAGTGACATGCGACACCATATATCGCCATACCAACAATAAGGTTTTTGGAAAATTTTCTATATTCGAGGAATATAGTAGGAACTGATACTGAATTTCTCTTTGAACATAGGAAATCATAGCTACTGCCGCCGTGGCGACGCTCGGTCGGTCGGCAACCAGCCCTGGAGTCGACACGGGGCGCGTCGCCGACGCGGTCACGGCTGATCGATCGAGTCGCGTGAGCGACGCGTACGGGCCCCGATTCCGAACGGTGTCCGGGGTGTGTCGACGGGAGGGCGGAATGCACGGGCGAGGCTCGTCGAGAGTGGCCAGGCGATCGGTAGACACCGGAACCGGAGCTCGAATCGCGCCTGGCGGTATCCGAGCGTCGCCGAACTCGGAGGCCGAGGCGGACACTCGAAACCCCGGAGTTGGGCTACACGGTCCGGATCACGGCCAGAGTCCGCGCGTGCTCTTTGCCTCCGCGACGCGGGAGAGCGCGACGATGTAGGCGGCCTCCCGCCAGGTCACGTCGCGCCGGGTGAACTCGGCCCGAACGTCACGCCACGCGGAGAGCATCTCCGACTCCAACTCCTCACGAACCCGGTCCAGCGACCACTGACGGCGGTTGATATCCTGGAGCCACTCGAAGTAGCTCACGGTCACGCCGCCGGCGTTGGCGATGATATCGGGGACGACCGGAACGCCACGCTCGGCGAAGATGCGGTCGGCTTCCGCCGTCGTCGGTCCGTTGGCGCCCTCGACGATGATATCCGCCCGCACCGCATCGGCGTTCGCGCTCGTCAACACGTTACCGACGGCGGCGGGGATCAGCACGTCGACGTCGAGTTCCAGTAGCGCCTCGTTCGTGATCCGTGAGACGCCTTCGGTTGCCGAGACGGCTTCCGGCCGTTCGTCGTGGGATTCGATCTCGTGTGTCTCGAGACCGTCCGCGTCGTAGATACCGCCGCTCACGTCGCTGACCGCGACGACCGTCGCGCCCCACTCGTCGAGTAGCCGAGCCGCCTTGGCACCGACGCTTCCGAAACCCTGCACGGCGACCGTAGTCGACTCCAGTGGCAGGTCGTAATGATCGACCGTCTCGCGCGTGATGAGAGCGACGCTTCGGCCCGGTGCCTCGGACCGACCGTAGCTGCCGCCGATGACTGGAGGCTTGCCCGTGACGACACCGGGGACGGTCTCACCTTCCTGCATACTGTAAGCGTCCATAAACCAAGCCATCGTCTGGGCATCGGTGCCCATATCGGGGGCCGGAATGTCCACTGTCGGGCCGACGAAATCGCGCATCTCCTCCGCGAACCGCCGCGTGAGACGTTCCCGCTCGGACTCGCTCAACGCCTTCGGATCGACGACGATACCGCCTTTCGCGCCACCGAAGGGGAGATCCATCACGGCACACTTCCACGTCATCCACATCGCCAGGCCGATACACTCGTCTTCGGTCACGTCCGGGTGGTATCTGAGACCACCTTTGTACGGGCCACGGACGTCGTCGTGTTGTGCGCGATACCCGGTGAAGATCTCGACGGTCCCGTCGTCACGCTCCAGCGGCACCGACCCGCGGAACACCTTCGTCGGGTGTTTCAGACGTTCGACGACCCCCGCGTCGACGTCGATTTGTGCCGCCGCACGCTCGAGTTGCGCACGAGCGGTCTCCAGCGCTGATTCCGGTTCCTCGTCCGCCGTTGTCGCCGTCTTCTGCTCAGACATTCTGGGATCCGTCCGAAGGTGTCTCCTCCGGGACCCCGTATTGTCCCTAATATTAATTAATAATATTGGATTCAGCAGTATCGTCTTATTTTCCAATATTTTCCGTATATTTCCTATTCAGATGTATTTTATTCAGTATTTGGGGGGCGGGGGCACACCGAGTCACTCGCGGGGAGGTAGCGACGACGATCGCCGTCGCTGGCGAGGGAGTGAAGACGCGACGCTCGCTGGGTGATTCACGAACGGGCCGAGCGGCGCCGTCGAGTTCGTCTAGACGCTGGTGAACGCGAACAGCCGGCCGTCGGTCGTGATGGCATAGAGGTAGCCGTTGGCGGCCATCACGTCGACGATCGGGTCGTATATC is from Haloplanus salinarum and encodes:
- a CDS encoding CoA-acylating methylmalonate-semialdehyde dehydrogenase; the encoded protein is MSLDDTPPWNDVRNYVDGDWRDPRGPNGQEVVNPATGESISYVGFSSAADVEDAVEAGMAAFETWESTPVEERIQPLFELKRLLEAHQSELAEVLVREHGKTRAEANGELRRGIENVEVACGIPSMMQAGHLPNAAPDIDETAVRKPLGVFTAITPFNFPGMIPLWFLPYAVATGNAFILKPSEQVPVVTERLFELIDRAGFPDGVVQLVHGGVETVNALLDNEDVVGASFVGSTPVARTVYERAATHGKRVQAQGGAKNHIIVTETADLDFAARKTVSSAYACGGERCLANDVVVVDESVYDEFADRLLERARAQTVGDGLDEGTDIGALITPEHETRVRELIQTGVDEGAELLLDGRDVTVDGYEDGNFLGPTVFGDVAPEMTIAREEIFGPVLGLVPVSGLDEAIEILNGSEFGNAASLFTSSGADARTVRHRADVGNLGVNAGTAAPMAFFHFGGRKVSFFGDLHAQGEDMIRFYTDETVYIERWPDA
- a CDS encoding DUF7563 family protein — translated: MARCDHCGSHVSERFERVFADANGRILACPSCSANAGIAEASRRRTPNA
- the samp2 gene encoding ubiquitin-like small modifier protein SAMP2 encodes the protein MPTVRAEVVGEGVRAVDVAPDATYGDLLAALEFSPHEAAVLVDDSPVPEDRTVDFEADVRVLRLVKGGDGTRPADIDDRVRVGSADADDHLDVMRVLDGAVLSVDARTVRERIDDGAALVATVEGRVVGALVRDGDRVTAVATRRRWRDRGVGTALVSAAAAERDRLVAEFDPDVRPFYESLGFEVEPTGDGDRLRGRLSRESARERGPDVVGPVEQGDGE
- a CDS encoding GIY-YIG nuclease family protein, which produces MHYVYVLECVDGTYYTGYTTDVERRVAEHEAGEGAKYTRGRTPVELRHVERYETRSAAMSREHEIKSLSRRAKERLVTDPDADTD
- a CDS encoding DUF1931 family protein, which translates into the protein MADLIVKAAVKEALQDKNVASDFYDALDEEVEELLEDAARRAEQNDRKTVQPRDL
- the rpiA gene encoding ribose-5-phosphate isomerase RpiA, which gives rise to MKTPGGSDAAKRRAGEHAADLVSDGDVVGLGTGSTAAHAIRALGRAVDAGLDVRGVATSYAARDLAREVGVPLADLDAVERIDVAIDGADQVSDDLALIKGGGAAHAREKVVDAAAERFVVVADPSKETATLDRPVPVEVLPDARATVRRAIRDHGGTPTLRAAERKDGPVVTDNGNLVLDCDFGPVTDPGSLATALAATPGVVAHGLFVDMADEIHVGHADGVRVRRPE
- the larB gene encoding nickel pincer cofactor biosynthesis protein LarB; translated protein: MRELLDAVASGELSPAEAEARLAGYATTDAGRFDAARERRRGIPEAILGDGKTPTEVAAMVDAALETTGRAVVTRADDGHVAAVTDDLAAGMTVDHDERARTLVVEAPGFDPPDVDATVAVVTAGTSDAAAAGEAAVLARAVGATVERVDDVGVAHLGRIVDHLDALRGADVAVVAAGREGALPTVVAGLIDTPVIGLPVSTGYGYSGEGESALASTLQSCTVLSTVNIDDGFSAGAQAGLIARAVADARRGDDA
- the gdhB gene encoding glutamate dehydrogenase GdhB, with the protein product MSEQKTATTADEEPESALETARAQLERAAAQIDVDAGVVERLKHPTKVFRGSVPLERDDGTVEIFTGYRAQHDDVRGPYKGGLRYHPDVTEDECIGLAMWMTWKCAVMDLPFGGAKGGIVVDPKALSESERERLTRRFAEEMRDFVGPTVDIPAPDMGTDAQTMAWFMDAYSMQEGETVPGVVTGKPPVIGGSYGRSEAPGRSVALITRETVDHYDLPLESTTVAVQGFGSVGAKAARLLDEWGATVVAVSDVSGGIYDADGLETHEIESHDERPEAVSATEGVSRITNEALLELDVDVLIPAAVGNVLTSANADAVRADIIVEGANGPTTAEADRIFAERGVPVVPDIIANAGGVTVSYFEWLQDINRRQWSLDRVREELESEMLSAWRDVRAEFTRRDVTWREAAYIVALSRVAEAKSTRGLWP
- a CDS encoding phosphoglucomutase/phosphomannomutase family protein — protein: MDAISFGTDGWRARLDTFTDERVRTVGQAVADYLADEGFDAPVAVGYDARATSEGFAESLADVLADNGFDVLLPERDRPTPVIAWAVVDRGLSGALMVTASHNPPEYNGVKFIPADGAPALPAVTDAIEARLADPRADGPRGSIDRVDLVAAHAAQARDLVDPDLAGLTVVYDAMHGSGRRVTDALLESAGATVIRRRCDRDTAFGGVPPEPSAEHLSGLVDAVAAHDADLGIANDGDADRLAVVTPDRGYLDENLFFAAVYDALLAERSGPAVRTVSTTFLIDRVAAAHGEEVVETSVGFKWVAEAMVEHDALMGGEESGGFSIRGHVPEKDGVLMALLAADVAAGEPLDTRVDRLLDVHGDIVADKVSVDCPDERKAAVVDALGDAIPETVAGRAVEDVVTLDGFKLLLSDGSWLLVRPSGTEPKMRVYAEAESRERVDAILDEGRDLVAALV
- a CDS encoding DUF7546 family protein; protein product: MSGAYGPLSRVRRLLAAETAAIRWWFLVVAAELALVTAYLAVSDVIVTEPRYVVYPFLWINAGVWAVIRTETPSVTRRQWGVAAALSGGYLLLLLVVGGTLQLGIDGPLNGGAVASIHWNIPGLGPIVVYGTPRVRLSIIPFKVVGYVAMTYLVYARLLSASRAVLSGVLGLFSCVGCAFSLLLPLLGATTLFGSTLTGLAWDLSTLVFLLTVALLYWTDDIGAALSRRLPR